Proteins encoded in a region of the Hippopotamus amphibius kiboko isolate mHipAmp2 chromosome 11, mHipAmp2.hap2, whole genome shotgun sequence genome:
- the LOC130831894 gene encoding olfactory receptor 12D1 translates to MLNQTSVTEFLLLGVTDIQALQPLLFVVFLAIYFVNVTGNGAILMVVTSDPRLHSPMYFFLGNLSCLDICYSTVTLPKMLETFLSTHKAISFLGCISQLHFFHFLGSTEAMLLAVMAFDRFVAICKPLRYTLIMNPQVCTQMAITIWTIGFFYALLHSIMTSRLNFCGSNRIHHFFCDVKPLLKLACGNTELNQWLLNTVTGTMAMGPFFLTLPSYFYIIIYLFFKTHSCSRLQKALSTCASHFMVVVLFFAPVVFTYLRPASGSPMDQDRIIAIMYSVVTPVLNPLIYTLRNKEVKGALRRVIRRWL, encoded by the coding sequence ATGCTGAATCAAACCTCAGTCACTGAATTTCTCCTCCTGGGAGTGACAGACATCCAAGCACTGCAGCCTCTTCTCTTCGTGGTTTTCCTTGCAATTTACTTTGTCAATGTGACTGGGAATGGAGCCATCCTGATGGTTGTCACCTCTGATCCAAGACTCCATTCTCCTATGTATTTCTTTCTGGGAAATCTGTCATGTCTAGATATCTGCTACTCCACGGTGACACTGCCAAAAATGCTGGAGACCTTCCTCTCTACACACAAAGCAATTTCTTTCTTGGGATGCATCAGCCAGCTGCATTTCTTCCACTTCCTGGGCAGCACAGAGGCCATGTTGTTGGCTGTGATGGCCTTTGACCGCTTTGTGGCTATCTGCAAACCACTTCGCTACACCCTTATCATGAATCCTCAGGTCTGTACCCAAATGGCTATCACTATCTGGACCATTGGTTTTTTCTATGCCCTACTGCACTCAATAATGACCTCTCGCTTAAACTTCTGTGGTTCCAACCGAATCCATCACTTCTTCTGTGATGTTAAGCCATTGCTGAAGCTGGCCTGTGGGAACACTGAGCTCAACCAGTGGCTGCTCAATACTGTCACGGGGACCATGGCTATGGGCCCTTTCTTTCTAACACTGCCCTCCTATTTCTACATTATCATCTATCTTTTTTTCAAGACCCATTCTTGCAGCAGGCTTCAAAAAGCACTGTCCACTTGTGCCTCCCACTTCATGGTAgttgttcttttctttgctcCTGTTGTTTTCACTTACCTTCGTCCTGCCTCAGGTAGCCCCATGGACCAGGACCGGATCATTGCCATTATGTACAGTGTGGTCACTCCGGTGCTAAATCCACTGATCTATACTTTGAGGAACAAGGAAGTAAAGGGAGCCTTGAGGAGGGTGATCAGAAGGTGGCTCTGA
- the LOC130831893 gene encoding olfactory receptor 12D1-like: MLNQTSVTEFLLLEVTDIQVLQPLLFVVFLTMYFVSVAGNGAILMVVISDPRLHSPMYFFLGNLSYLDICYSTVTLPKMLETFLSTHKAISFLGCISQLHFFHFLGSTEVMLLAVMAFDRFVAICKPLRYTLIMNPQVCTQMAITIWTIGFFHALLHSVMISRLNFCGSNHIHHFFCDVKPLLKLACGNTELNQWLLHTVTGTIAMGPFFLTLLSYFYIIIYLFFKTHSCSRLHKALSTCASHFMVVVLLFVPAVFTYLRPASGSSMDQDRIIAIMYSVVTPVLNPLIYTLRNREVKGALRRMIRKTL, from the coding sequence ATGCTGAACCAGACTTCAGTCACTGAATTTCTCCTCCTGGAGGTGACAGACATCCAAGTACTGCAGCCTCTTCTCTTCGTGGTTTTCCTTACAATGTACTTTGTCAGTGTGGCTGGGAATGGAGCCATCCTGATGGTTGTCATCTCTGATCCAAGACTCCATTCTCCTATGTATTTCTTTCTGGGAAACCTGTCATATCTAGATATCTGCTACTCCACGGTGACACTGCCAAAGATGCTGGAGACCTTCCTCTCTACACACAAAGCAATTTCTTTCTTGGGATGCATCAGCCAGCTGCATTTCTTCCACTTCCTGGGCAGCACAGAGGTCATGTTGTTGGCCGTGATGGCCTTTGACCGCTTTGTGGCTATCTGCAAACCACTTCGTTACACCCTTATCATGAATCCTCAGGTCTGTACCCAGATGGCTATCACTATCTGGACCATTGGTTTTTTCCATGCCCTACTGCACTCAGTAATGATCTCTCGCTTAAACTTCTGTGGTTCCAATCATATCCATCACTTCTTCTGTGATGTTAAGCCATTGCTGAAGCTGGCCTGTGGGAATACTGAGCTCAACCAGTGGCTACTTCATACTGTGACAGGGACAATTGCCATGGGTCCATTCTTTCTAACACTTCTCTCCTATTTCTACATTATCATCTATCTTTTCTTCAAGACCCATTCTTGCAGCAGGCTTCATAAAGCACTGTCCACCTGTGCCTCCCACTTCATGGTagttgttcttttatttgttccTGCTGTTTTCACTTACCTTCGTCCTGCCTCAGGTAGCTCCATGGACCAGGACCGGATCATTGCCATTATGTACAGTGTGGTCACTCCAGTGCTAAACCCACTGATCTATACTTTGAGGAACAGGGAAGTAAAGGGGGCCTTGAGGAGAATGATTAGAAAGACGCTTTGA